The Campylobacter concisus genome has a window encoding:
- a CDS encoding hydrogenase-4 component G, with amino-acid sequence MQISQIVSSYNTSSIKENVKSEISLHKDEKEVSKKQPEISNLSAKEISNSYFLQYQKDITQNTSSNLLAQGGLSFSVPENLSDILAGLDLAGIGYNGKALGELSSDEASELVSENGFFGIANTADRIAGFVLNGAGDDVEKLKAGRDGVAKGFEDAKKIWGGELPEISQKTIEKTLETLDKKIAELGGNVLNVSA; translated from the coding sequence ATGCAAATCAGTCAAATCGTAAGCTCATACAACACTTCAAGTATAAAAGAAAATGTAAAATCAGAAATTTCGCTTCATAAAGATGAAAAAGAGGTTTCTAAAAAGCAGCCCGAGATTTCAAATTTAAGCGCAAAAGAGATATCAAATAGCTACTTTTTGCAGTATCAAAAAGATATTACTCAAAATACTAGTTCAAATTTACTAGCTCAAGGTGGTCTAAGCTTTAGTGTGCCTGAAAATTTATCAGACATTTTAGCTGGACTTGATCTAGCAGGCATAGGCTACAACGGCAAAGCTCTAGGAGAGCTAAGTAGCGATGAGGCGAGCGAGCTAGTTAGTGAAAATGGCTTTTTTGGCATCGCAAATACAGCTGATAGGATAGCCGGCTTTGTGCTAAATGGTGCAGGCGATGATGTAGAGAAGCTAAAAGCTGGTAGAGATGGCGTGGCAAAGGGCTTTGAGGATGCAAAGAAAATTTGGGGTGGTGAACTTCCTGAAATTTCACAAAAGACTATCGAAAAGACCCTTGAGACGCTCGATAAAAAGATCGCCGAACTTGGCGGTAATGTTTTAAACGTATCAGCCTAA
- a CDS encoding major outer membrane protein, producing the protein MKLTKISLAALVALGAFSSVASATPLEEAIKNVDLSGMARYRYTHTHQYNKKQKDVFKENGTNDGDGHGFKMITNFKAAIDDNFFGVIGLRYSKTDGSGDNAGNGTDKTDTTTGFGVHQFYLGYKIGGTTITAGKQEIGSYFTDDAIGTGVRVVNEDIEGLTLTALAFDALEGNGESDGKLYDAAVTNKLNSYDVGNLYAAGIAGSFNPVSFQLWYGTLTNLADVLAADVSAKFDITNDFALGARLNYANSIADKEAKNILGYNDGNFYAGELSTSLFGFDLAAGYIGWKAQDKGVSAFTFEDQGGLITAGEDVFDWTYAEGKGNFFYATSAYTFDKFTVGLDYVKGTQKTSAGAGNPDVKDKVEEFVPRFAYQYNKKLTFSSFYSFQTHKLPNDVKTKDDKFRFEAKYSF; encoded by the coding sequence ATGAAACTAACAAAAATTAGTTTAGCCGCTTTGGTTGCTTTAGGCGCATTCTCAAGTGTAGCAAGTGCTACTCCACTTGAAGAAGCTATAAAAAATGTTGATCTTTCTGGTATGGCAAGATATAGATATACTCATACGCATCAGTATAATAAGAAACAAAAAGACGTTTTTAAAGAAAATGGAACTAATGATGGTGATGGTCATGGCTTTAAAATGATCACAAATTTTAAAGCTGCTATCGACGATAACTTCTTTGGTGTTATCGGTTTAAGATATAGCAAAACTGATGGATCAGGTGATAATGCTGGTAATGGTACAGATAAGACAGATACAACTACAGGATTTGGTGTTCACCAATTCTATCTAGGCTATAAGATCGGTGGTACTACTATAACAGCTGGTAAACAAGAGATTGGCTCATACTTTACTGATGATGCTATCGGTACTGGTGTAAGAGTAGTAAATGAAGATATCGAAGGTCTTACTCTAACAGCTTTAGCTTTTGATGCTCTTGAAGGCAATGGCGAGAGCGATGGCAAATTATATGATGCAGCTGTAACTAATAAATTAAATAGCTATGACGTTGGTAACTTATATGCAGCTGGTATTGCTGGTTCATTTAATCCAGTTAGCTTCCAACTATGGTATGGCACATTAACTAATCTAGCTGATGTACTTGCAGCTGACGTTTCAGCTAAATTCGACATCACTAATGACTTTGCCCTAGGTGCAAGACTTAACTATGCAAATAGCATAGCTGATAAAGAAGCTAAAAACATCCTTGGCTACAATGATGGTAACTTCTATGCTGGCGAACTTTCAACTTCACTATTTGGTTTTGATCTAGCTGCTGGTTATATCGGCTGGAAAGCTCAAGATAAAGGTGTGTCAGCATTTACATTTGAAGATCAAGGTGGCCTAATAACTGCTGGTGAAGATGTATTTGACTGGACATATGCAGAGGGTAAAGGTAACTTCTTCTATGCAACAAGTGCATATACATTTGATAAATTCACAGTTGGTTTAGATTATGTTAAAGGTACTCAAAAAACTTCAGCTGGCGCTGGTAACCCAGATGTAAAAGATAAAGTTGAGGAATTTGTTCCAAGATTTGCTTACCAATACAACAAAAAGCTAACATTTAGCTCATTTTATTCTTTCCAAACTCACAAACTACCTAATGATGTGAAGACAAAAGATGACAAATTTAGATTTGAAGCTAAATACTCATTCTAA
- a CDS encoding c-type cytochrome, whose amino-acid sequence MKNIKISFLACFLVANAFAASQVYYIEARGEFGKELAEMAKKQANDRNEKVNVYVDEDPRRYKDNRILKFGVDRKGRYSVSLGKELYEKQCASCHGESAEKRPFGSTPLKNMDAKDIEDSIISYRSDSSFGGSGKNVMQNQAKIVSNNDLGAILAYLKGKDALADQDTNENKPVSTETKQGSYLR is encoded by the coding sequence ATGAAAAATATCAAAATTTCTTTTTTGGCGTGTTTTTTGGTGGCAAATGCCTTTGCAGCTTCTCAGGTTTATTATATAGAAGCTCGTGGTGAGTTTGGTAAAGAGCTTGCTGAAATGGCAAAAAAGCAGGCTAATGACAGAAATGAAAAAGTAAATGTCTATGTCGATGAAGATCCAAGACGCTATAAAGACAATAGAATTTTAAAATTTGGCGTTGATAGAAAAGGTAGATATAGCGTCTCTTTAGGAAAAGAGCTTTATGAGAAACAATGCGCTAGCTGCCATGGTGAAAGTGCGGAGAAAAGACCATTTGGCTCAACACCACTTAAAAACATGGATGCTAAAGATATAGAAGATAGCATCATCTCTTATAGAAGTGACTCAAGCTTTGGTGGTAGTGGTAAAAACGTGATGCAAAACCAAGCTAAGATCGTTTCAAACAATGATCTAGGTGCAATACTTGCTTATCTAAAAGGTAAAGATGCACTTGCAGATCAAGATACAAACGAAAATAAACCAGTTTCAACCGAAACAAAGCAGGGCAGTTATTTAAGATAA
- the ccsA gene encoding cytochrome c biogenesis protein CcsA, producing the protein MLNPKTLFLSMGSAIVLMIIFAVASGAATIIESKTSTEAAWYYVYGASWFALIQLLLGINLAFNIFRYNLIDPKKLPSLIFHLGFIVILIGAGITRYLGFEADMHIRENTASNVVSTKVSYINLTALNDKGEEISSAMPLGLADVKKGFDLKLKTADGEASLKFKEFVPNASYKFVNDDSGKPVVEFVVSNESESEEIFLLEEEEARVGDISFIFNAKPDENKKYVLFRLNDGKFTVTSNADLSKFTMADSSKTELKAGSVNEFGTGSLYTISNINFAPRLVSAHASRKLVSSKDSEFNALIAELNYKGESKEMHVFYNLMEPSRIAVAGQKFNASWGAQQIKLPFSLYLKDFELKRYPGSNSPMSYSSEVVVKDGTNDPGFDYRIYMNHVLDYDGYRFFQSSYDTDEKGTILSVNKDPGKIPTYIGYFLLGLGFLLNVINPNSRFRKLAKLIDNESTKGGKKVAALIAVLLLGLNFSSLKAEDFLPHISKEHADKLARLIVQSPDGRMKPFDTLSKEVLNKIHRGESIGSLNSNQAMLSIMVTPDFWRNEKIIALGQSKELKKELGVDENARYASFDEFFKATKDGGSEYKLTKFAEIANRKHPGSRNTFDKDVIKIDERLNVFYMIFIGEIFKIFPKQDDPSNSWYSPASAMMYFSPKEAELVVGMMRDYFSAVDAASKDNDWSKADAALEKISAYQHKYGAAVMPSEKKIDIEILFNKFQVFDRLTPIYLLAGLALLLFVFVKMLAPKVQINGIVKAVYIINLLAFLAHTAGLGLRWYIAEHAPWSNAYESMVYIAWALGLSGIIFAKRSPIALALTSILAGVTLFVAHLSWMDPQITTLVPVLQSYWLTIHVSIITASYGFLGLCALLGGFTLLLIILQNKKKPNAEIARNITEATRINEMAMILGLSLLTLGNFLGGVWANESWGRYWGWDSKETWALVSILVYAAVLHMRFIPKLNNQYAFAVASFFAYWSIIMTYFGVNFYLAGMHSYAAGDPLPVPDFVWISIVVMIAMSVLAFTKRSLCTRL; encoded by the coding sequence ATGTTAAATCCAAAAACATTATTTTTAAGTATGGGCTCAGCTATCGTTTTGATGATAATCTTTGCCGTAGCTAGTGGAGCCGCCACAATAATTGAGAGCAAAACCAGCACTGAAGCAGCTTGGTACTATGTTTATGGTGCTAGCTGGTTTGCGCTCATCCAACTACTTCTTGGTATAAATTTAGCCTTCAATATCTTTAGATACAACCTAATCGATCCCAAAAAACTCCCATCTCTCATCTTTCACTTAGGTTTTATCGTCATCTTAATCGGTGCTGGCATCACAAGATATCTTGGTTTTGAAGCTGATATGCATATACGTGAAAACACCGCTTCAAACGTTGTTAGTACAAAGGTTTCGTATATAAATTTAACAGCGCTTAACGACAAAGGCGAAGAGATCAGCTCGGCTATGCCTTTGGGACTTGCTGATGTGAAGAAGGGCTTTGATCTAAAGCTAAAAACAGCAGACGGTGAGGCTAGTTTAAAATTTAAAGAATTTGTGCCAAATGCAAGTTATAAATTTGTAAATGATGATAGCGGAAAGCCTGTCGTTGAATTTGTAGTATCAAACGAGAGCGAAAGCGAAGAGATATTTTTACTTGAAGAAGAAGAGGCAAGGGTTGGAGATATCAGCTTTATCTTTAATGCAAAACCAGATGAAAATAAAAAATACGTTCTTTTTAGGCTAAATGATGGAAAATTCACTGTTACTTCAAATGCCGATCTTTCAAAATTTACTATGGCGGATAGCTCTAAAACTGAGCTAAAAGCTGGCAGTGTGAATGAATTTGGCACGGGCAGCTTATATACTATCTCAAATATAAATTTCGCTCCAAGACTAGTCTCAGCGCACGCTTCAAGAAAGCTAGTTAGCTCAAAGGATAGCGAGTTTAATGCGTTGATAGCTGAGCTAAACTACAAAGGTGAGAGTAAAGAGATGCATGTATTTTACAACCTAATGGAGCCTTCACGTATCGCCGTGGCTGGACAGAAATTTAATGCCTCATGGGGAGCTCAGCAGATAAAACTCCCATTTAGCCTCTATCTAAAAGACTTTGAGCTAAAAAGATATCCTGGCTCAAATTCGCCTATGAGCTACTCAAGTGAGGTTGTGGTAAAAGACGGCACGAATGATCCTGGGTTTGATTATAGAATTTATATGAACCACGTGCTTGATTATGATGGATATAGATTTTTCCAAAGCTCATACGATACTGACGAGAAAGGTACGATCCTCTCTGTCAATAAAGACCCAGGCAAGATCCCGACATATATCGGCTACTTTTTGCTAGGACTTGGCTTCTTGTTAAATGTCATAAACCCTAACAGCCGCTTTAGAAAGCTTGCAAAACTAATAGATAATGAATCAACAAAAGGCGGTAAAAAAGTGGCTGCGCTCATAGCGGTCTTACTTTTGGGCTTAAATTTTAGCTCGCTAAAGGCTGAGGACTTCTTGCCACATATCAGTAAAGAGCATGCTGACAAGCTTGCTAGACTCATCGTGCAAAGTCCAGATGGCAGGATGAAGCCATTTGATACGCTTAGTAAAGAGGTTTTAAACAAAATTCACAGAGGCGAGAGCATAGGTAGTCTAAATTCAAACCAAGCGATGCTTTCTATAATGGTAACGCCTGATTTTTGGCGAAATGAGAAGATCATCGCGCTTGGTCAGAGCAAGGAGCTAAAAAAAGAGCTAGGTGTCGATGAGAATGCAAGATACGCAAGCTTTGATGAATTTTTTAAAGCGACAAAAGATGGTGGAAGCGAGTATAAACTAACAAAATTTGCCGAGATAGCAAACCGCAAACACCCAGGCTCACGCAATACATTTGACAAAGATGTGATAAAGATCGACGAGAGACTAAATGTATTTTATATGATATTTATCGGTGAAATTTTCAAAATTTTCCCAAAACAAGATGATCCATCAAATTCTTGGTATTCGCCTGCTAGCGCGATGATGTACTTCTCGCCAAAAGAGGCTGAGCTAGTCGTTGGCATGATGAGAGATTACTTCTCAGCTGTTGATGCAGCCTCAAAGGATAATGACTGGAGCAAGGCAGATGCGGCGCTTGAGAAAATTTCAGCCTATCAACACAAATACGGTGCTGCAGTCATGCCAAGCGAGAAAAAGATAGATATAGAAATTTTATTTAATAAATTTCAAGTATTTGACCGCTTGACACCGATATATCTTTTGGCTGGACTTGCGCTTTTGCTATTTGTTTTTGTCAAGATGCTAGCGCCAAAAGTGCAGATAAATGGCATAGTTAAAGCTGTATATATTATAAATTTACTAGCTTTTCTTGCGCACACAGCTGGACTTGGTCTTCGCTGGTACATCGCTGAGCACGCCCCTTGGAGTAATGCCTACGAGTCGATGGTTTATATCGCTTGGGCGCTTGGTCTATCTGGCATCATCTTTGCAAAACGCAGTCCGATCGCACTTGCGCTTACATCTATATTAGCTGGTGTTACGCTATTTGTCGCGCACCTTAGCTGGATGGATCCGCAGATCACGACGCTTGTGCCTGTGCTTCAGAGCTACTGGCTAACTATCCACGTCTCTATCATAACTGCAAGTTATGGATTTTTAGGCCTTTGTGCGTTGCTTGGTGGATTTACTTTGCTGCTTATCATCTTGCAAAATAAGAAAAAGCCAAATGCAGAGATCGCACGCAATATCACTGAAGCGACACGTATAAATGAGATGGCGATGATACTTGGCCTTAGCTTACTTACGCTTGGAAACTTTTTAGGTGGCGTCTGGGCAAATGAGAGCTGGGGTAGATACTGGGGTTGGGACAGCAAGGAGACTTGGGCGCTAGTTTCGATCCTCGTCTATGCGGCAGTGCTTCACATGAGATTTATACCAAAGCTTAATAATCAATACGCATTTGCCGTTGCATCATTTTTTGCCTATTGGTCGATCATAATGACCTATTTTGGGGTAAATTTCTATCTAGCTGGCATGCACTCATACGCAGCTGGAGATCCGCTTCCGGTGCCTGATTTTGTCTGGATAAGCATCGTAGTGATGATAGCGATGAGCGTTCTTGCATTTACAAAACGCTCTCTTTGCACAAGGCTATAG
- a CDS encoding fatty-acid--CoA ligase, which translates to MLLKGLIVFFVFLLIVAICALVYLLLKNKDHQVLTRGLEAEGEEEITIEKLEELASDKTLSKNELFELIQIFGEKFIIPAKKNQVAPKEASNYINFIILICSHQNADAKLINFLDKEAKKKNPSYVAEIEDSERIGIENRKNRR; encoded by the coding sequence ATGCTTCTTAAAGGCTTGATAGTCTTTTTTGTCTTTTTGCTTATAGTAGCCATTTGCGCGCTAGTCTATCTTTTGCTAAAAAACAAAGATCATCAAGTCTTAACAAGAGGACTAGAAGCTGAGGGCGAAGAAGAGATCACGATCGAAAAGCTTGAAGAGCTTGCTAGCGATAAAACTCTAAGCAAAAACGAGCTTTTCGAGCTTATACAAATTTTTGGAGAGAAATTTATAATACCAGCGAAAAAAAATCAGGTCGCTCCAAAAGAAGCTAGCAACTACATAAATTTTATAATCCTCATCTGCTCTCACCAAAATGCCGATGCAAAGCTTATTAACTTTTTAGACAAAGAGGCTAAAAAGAAAAATCCAAGCTATGTTGCAGAGATCGAAGATAGCGAGAGGATAGGCATAGAAAACCGCAAAAATCGCAGGTAA
- a CDS encoding peptidoglycan D,D-transpeptidase FtsI family protein: MNSRKSKITILFLLITFGISIFVLVIFYRASIERKLPKLQTSDVNTAIRGNIVTKDGFSISSSQKLYKVMLDTRNIDPNKKEMFIKLYSLYSGDDPNKVRKIINGTKGLVTLSYSIDAKGATYLQELSRKLNRKGILISYLDPKTGLASFQGMRVMESGQNRKFMSKDALTPAIGYVSKTESDALTKSKGVKGLERYYEDYLAPIQNAKILGPRDIGNNIILTSDSNLATRVDGYNAVLSVPLKFQTKLEQILDEKREFLDAKELIICIMNSKNGEILALASSSRYDPSNIRKQDYSALNSSASEYAYEVGSVFKPFIFSILLQEKKVNPFELVNTYNGRYQLGKRIIKDTHPEPFMSAEDIIVHSSNIGMIQLVERLNGPQIYQGLLNFGFSRKTGIDLPYEQVGMMPTVTKLNSSTYKATVSYGYGLQATFMQLLKAYNTFNNKGIEVTPHMVAYLERNGKRYDLPKAEPAQVISQETAKIMKRILIKTVEKGTGLKAFTPGLEIGGKTGTAHIASGKGGYSNTYNGSFFGFVNDTRGNSYTIGVLARDPKKPYYYFGAQSALPTFKKAVDLMVEDGYLFPDPNVIAEFEAKKDKLKNDKAKQKPALD; this comes from the coding sequence ATGAATTCCAGAAAATCAAAAATAACCATACTTTTTTTATTAATTACTTTTGGAATTTCAATCTTTGTGCTTGTTATATTTTACAGAGCAAGCATCGAGCGAAAGCTTCCTAAGCTTCAAACAAGCGACGTAAATACCGCAATCCGCGGCAACATCGTCACGAAAGACGGCTTTAGCATCTCATCAAGCCAAAAACTCTACAAAGTGATGCTTGACACTAGAAACATCGATCCAAACAAAAAAGAGATGTTCATTAAGCTCTACTCGCTTTACAGCGGCGACGATCCAAACAAAGTAAGAAAGATCATAAATGGCACAAAAGGCCTTGTCACGCTCTCTTACAGCATCGACGCAAAGGGCGCTACCTATCTTCAGGAGCTCTCTAGAAAGCTAAACCGCAAGGGCATTTTGATCTCATACCTTGATCCAAAGACTGGGCTTGCCTCATTTCAAGGTATGCGCGTAATGGAGAGCGGTCAAAACCGCAAATTTATGTCAAAAGACGCCCTAACGCCAGCTATTGGCTACGTGAGCAAAACAGAGAGCGACGCACTTACCAAAAGCAAAGGCGTAAAAGGGCTTGAGAGATACTACGAGGACTACTTAGCTCCGATACAAAACGCCAAAATCCTTGGCCCGCGTGATATCGGCAACAATATAATCTTAACTAGCGATTCAAATTTAGCAACGAGGGTTGATGGCTACAACGCAGTGCTTTCTGTACCGCTTAAATTTCAAACCAAGCTAGAGCAAATTTTAGATGAAAAGCGTGAATTTCTAGATGCAAAAGAGCTAATCATCTGCATAATGAATAGCAAAAATGGCGAAATTCTAGCCCTAGCTTCTAGCTCAAGATATGATCCATCAAATATAAGAAAGCAAGATTACAGCGCGCTAAATTCAAGCGCAAGCGAGTATGCATACGAGGTTGGATCGGTTTTTAAACCATTTATCTTCTCCATACTACTTCAAGAAAAAAAGGTAAATCCTTTTGAGCTAGTAAATACCTATAACGGCCGCTATCAGCTAGGCAAAAGAATCATCAAAGATACCCACCCAGAGCCTTTTATGAGCGCTGAAGACATCATCGTGCACAGCTCAAACATCGGCATGATCCAGCTAGTAGAACGCCTAAATGGTCCGCAAATTTATCAAGGGCTTTTAAATTTTGGCTTTTCAAGAAAGACTGGCATCGACCTGCCATACGAGCAAGTAGGCATGATGCCAACGGTTACCAAACTAAACTCATCGACCTATAAAGCGACAGTTAGCTACGGATACGGCCTTCAAGCGACATTTATGCAGCTTTTAAAAGCCTATAACACCTTTAATAACAAAGGCATCGAGGTGACACCGCACATGGTGGCATATCTTGAGCGAAACGGCAAGCGCTACGATCTGCCAAAAGCAGAGCCAGCACAGGTCATCTCGCAAGAGACCGCAAAGATAATGAAGAGAATTTTGATAAAAACAGTTGAAAAAGGCACTGGTTTAAAGGCATTTACGCCAGGTCTTGAGATAGGCGGTAAAACTGGCACCGCACACATCGCTTCTGGCAAAGGCGGATATAGCAACACCTATAACGGCTCATTTTTTGGTTTCGTAAACGACACAAGAGGCAACAGCTACACCATAGGCGTTTTAGCAAGAGATCCTAAAAAGCCTTACTACTACTTTGGTGCGCAAAGTGCGTTGCCGACATTTAAAAAGGCCGTTGATCTAATGGTTGAAGATGGCTATTTATTCCCAGATCCTAATGTCATAGCTGAGTTTGAAGCTAAAAAAGATAAGCTCAAAAACGACAAAGCAAAGCAAAAACCAGCGTTAGATTAA
- the fliE gene encoding flagellar hook-basal body complex protein FliE, translating into MINSINLDKLNKNENSSKIAKASEEGGFENALNDSLKELNKVQINADKAIADLATGEVKDLHQAAIAIGKAETSMKLMLEIRNKALSAYKEISRTQI; encoded by the coding sequence ATGATAAATAGCATAAATTTAGATAAGTTAAACAAAAACGAAAATTCAAGCAAAATAGCAAAAGCGAGCGAAGAAGGCGGCTTTGAAAACGCACTAAACGACTCTTTAAAAGAGCTAAACAAGGTTCAAATAAACGCCGATAAAGCCATAGCTGATCTTGCAACTGGCGAGGTAAAAGACCTGCACCAAGCAGCTATCGCGATAGGCAAGGCAGAGACTAGCATGAAGCTTATGCTAGAAATTCGCAACAAAGCGCTAAGCGCATACAAAGAAATTTCAAGAACGCAAATTTAA